The following coding sequences lie in one Alicyclobacillus curvatus genomic window:
- a CDS encoding alpha-glucosidase C-terminal domain-containing protein has translation MLPLTEAHATSYSTVQWDGLFSDQGPLYFLPQQPSAVDPVTVTLRATADNLTGAKVIVYDSSTNTTTTYSMSDAGTDSNGRYEFWTYTLPASPDARFYYFEADDGSSVAYYSGFGASSSPPSSTGPSGGEFWISPGFVTPTWAQKGVQYQIFPDRFYDGNTSNDVTTGQYSWNGSSSYQLSWGQDPELGDQGGQDQVAFAGGDLQGVDQKLSYIMKSLGANVLYLNPIFTANTNHKYDTQDYYNVDSHLGGNAALQTLIQDAHGTKDNAGQGGRIVLDGVFNHTGKSNAWFQGAQQSQSSPYYPYYTFSSWPNSYATFEGVSNLPKLNYGSSALIGQIYGNSNSVAQTYLAPPYGVDGWRLDAPGHVGANGYDPEANGNYNDSTNHAVWEGFRASVKSVNPNAFIFGEWFEGSQPYQWLSGNQWDSSVNYNGFLQPASEWITGYDDGFNSNSIDVTQLDQWLHNTLIQVPRAAQLTQVNELSTQDVPRFGERAAESITDKTYTEPNGSTFTAPYGGTPNYWKDYLGAFLQFTYVGLPTIYYGDEYGMMGGGTNDAGKRWTFDWSQVANGGNSVFQLYQKLISLRQNNSALQDGSFMTLTADNTTGVYAFARMDANQRIIVIMNNSNSTQTETIPAYEAGVLNNSTLTNITPLVNGVSEPSSYTVDSNGNVSVTLDGHYATVLEQTGGPLVAGASMPVVSSNPSPLTAGQSATVYYDGPLAASASAVTMHWGYSGWSGVTDTAMTKQPNGSWAATIKVPVGYQLNTAFYNQNSTWDNNNGSNYNMEIQMPSTVTANPQPLAAGQTATIYYDGSLAPSASSVIMHWGYNGWSGVTDASMTKESNGAWAATVTVPSGATEINVAFHDQNSTWDSNSGSNYDIPVG, from the coding sequence ATGCTTCCCCTGACCGAGGCTCATGCAACTTCCTATTCCACTGTTCAGTGGGATGGGTTGTTCTCGGACCAGGGACCGCTCTATTTTCTGCCGCAGCAGCCTTCTGCTGTCGATCCGGTGACAGTGACCTTGCGTGCAACCGCAGACAATCTGACCGGAGCCAAGGTTATTGTGTACGATTCGTCGACCAACACGACGACGACGTATTCCATGAGTGACGCCGGTACTGATTCAAACGGGCGCTACGAATTTTGGACGTACACTTTACCAGCGAGCCCGGATGCAAGATTTTATTACTTTGAGGCAGATGATGGGTCGAGTGTTGCCTATTACAGTGGATTTGGTGCGTCGTCAAGCCCACCTTCGAGCACTGGCCCGTCGGGTGGGGAATTTTGGATTTCGCCGGGATTTGTGACACCGACATGGGCACAAAAGGGCGTTCAGTATCAAATCTTCCCGGACCGATTCTATGATGGGAACACGTCGAACGACGTGACCACTGGCCAGTACTCTTGGAATGGCAGTTCGTCCTATCAGTTATCATGGGGCCAGGACCCAGAGTTGGGTGACCAGGGTGGGCAGGACCAGGTTGCATTTGCAGGCGGCGACTTGCAAGGGGTTGACCAAAAGCTTTCTTATATCATGAAATCCCTTGGCGCCAACGTACTCTATCTAAATCCCATTTTTACAGCGAACACGAATCACAAGTACGACACGCAGGATTACTATAATGTCGATTCCCACCTCGGTGGAAACGCAGCGCTACAGACCTTGATACAGGATGCGCATGGCACGAAGGACAATGCTGGACAAGGTGGGCGTATCGTCCTTGACGGCGTGTTCAATCACACTGGCAAAAGCAATGCCTGGTTCCAAGGGGCACAGCAGAGTCAGTCTAGCCCTTACTATCCATACTACACGTTCAGTTCGTGGCCAAATTCCTACGCAACATTTGAAGGCGTTTCCAACTTGCCTAAACTGAACTACGGTTCCTCTGCACTCATCGGTCAAATATACGGGAACAGCAACAGTGTCGCGCAAACCTATCTAGCTCCGCCCTACGGAGTTGACGGCTGGCGCCTCGATGCCCCTGGCCATGTTGGGGCAAATGGATATGACCCCGAGGCGAACGGCAACTACAATGATTCAACCAATCATGCCGTTTGGGAAGGGTTCCGAGCTTCCGTGAAAAGCGTGAACCCCAATGCCTTCATCTTCGGGGAGTGGTTCGAAGGCTCGCAGCCTTATCAGTGGTTGAGTGGAAACCAGTGGGACAGTTCCGTAAACTACAACGGATTTCTGCAACCCGCTTCTGAATGGATTACTGGGTACGATGACGGATTCAATTCAAATTCCATCGATGTGACGCAACTCGACCAGTGGTTGCACAACACGTTAATTCAGGTGCCGCGTGCGGCTCAGTTGACTCAGGTCAATGAACTCAGTACACAGGACGTGCCGAGGTTTGGTGAGCGGGCAGCAGAAAGCATCACCGACAAGACGTACACGGAACCGAACGGATCGACATTCACTGCACCGTACGGAGGAACACCGAACTACTGGAAAGATTACTTGGGAGCGTTTTTGCAGTTCACCTATGTCGGACTCCCGACCATCTACTACGGAGATGAATACGGCATGATGGGCGGCGGGACAAACGATGCCGGAAAACGCTGGACATTTGACTGGAGTCAGGTGGCGAATGGGGGGAACAGCGTTTTTCAGCTCTATCAAAAGCTCATCTCGCTGCGTCAGAATAACTCGGCGCTGCAGGATGGGTCATTTATGACCCTGACAGCAGACAACACCACCGGTGTTTATGCCTTCGCTCGGATGGATGCGAATCAGCGGATCATCGTGATTATGAACAATAGTAACTCCACGCAAACAGAGACCATTCCGGCGTATGAGGCAGGAGTGTTAAATAACTCAACGCTCACGAACATCACCCCACTGGTGAACGGGGTATCAGAACCGAGTTCATACACAGTCGACAGCAACGGAAATGTTTCCGTGACGCTTGACGGACACTATGCCACCGTTTTGGAACAAACAGGCGGTCCGCTGGTGGCGGGGGCATCGATGCCTGTTGTGAGTTCCAATCCCAGTCCGCTCACTGCAGGTCAGAGTGCAACCGTGTACTACGACGGTCCGCTCGCAGCTTCGGCAAGTGCTGTCACCATGCATTGGGGGTATAGCGGTTGGAGCGGAGTCACTGACACTGCGATGACGAAGCAACCGAACGGGTCGTGGGCAGCGACCATCAAGGTTCCCGTCGGCTATCAACTGAATACGGCATTCTACAACCAGAACAGCACGTGGGATAACAACAACGGAAGCAACTACAACATGGAGATTCAGATGCCAAGTACGGTCACGGCGAATCCACAACCTCTGGCGGCAGGGCAGACTGCGACGATTTACTACGACGGTTCACTTGCGCCTTCTGCCAGCTCTGTGATCATGCATTGGGGATACAATGGTTGGAGCGGAGTCACCGACGCGTCGATGACCAAGGAATCAAACGGCGCATGGGCCGCGACCGTCACCGTTCCAAGCGGAGCAACAGAAATCAATGTCGCATTCCACGACCAAAACAGTACATGGGACAGCAACAGTGGCAGCAACTACGACATTCCGGTTGGCTGA